In the genome of Dermacentor silvarum isolate Dsil-2018 chromosome 1, BIME_Dsil_1.4, whole genome shotgun sequence, one region contains:
- the LOC119440682 gene encoding uncharacterized protein LOC119440682, which produces MERLQKKQAALRQAINKIITAASEPLQSPTTQIGELEEHLDLLLVQAEELKSVNESIEKKIDLEELDAELEACAAYTEKICSLKTKLKRVLRSQTTNESRSTTPSVTGNTSDHEANHIGSVPAAVFQPPSATTKLPKLEIAKFSGDLRSWQKFWNQFESTIHKNSTLPAIAKFQYLTSYLTGKAAAAIEGLSISDRKYDIAVKTLIERFGKEDVLIEDHMSRLLDVRPVHNLRDIESLRTLYDEIRAGV; this is translated from the coding sequence ATGGAACGACTCCAAAAGAAGCAGGCCGCCCTGCGACAAGCAATTAACAAGATCATCACAGCGGCCAGCGAACCACTGCAATCGCCAACCACCCAAATCGGTGAGCTTGAGGAACACCTCGACCTTCTTCTTGTACAGGCAGAGGAGTTAAAATCCGTAAACGAGAGCATCGAAAAGAAGATAGATCTGGAAGAATTAGATGCAGAATTAGAAGCTTGCGCTGCATACACGGAGAAGATATGCTCCCTCAAAACAAAGCTCAAGAGAGTTCTCAGAAGTCAGACAACCAACGAGAGCAGGTCAACAACTCCGTCAGTGACAGGCAACACGTCAGATCACGAAGCAAACCACATTGGTTCCGTCCCAGCCGCGGTGTTCCAGCCACCATCAGCAACAACCAAATTACCGAAATTGGAAATCGCAAAATTCAGCGGAGATCTGCGCTCGTGGCAGAAATTCTGGAACCAATTCGAATCAACTATTCACAAGAACAGCACCTTGCCTGCAATAGCCAAGTTCCAGTACTTAACGAGCTACCTAACCGGAAAAGCGGCCGCTGCTATAGAAGGGTTGTCGATCAGCGATCGAAAATACGACATCGCGGTGAAGACCCTCATAGAGAGATTTGGGAAAGAGGACGTCCTAATTGAGGACCACATGTCGCGTTTGCTTGACGTCCGCCCAGTGCACAATCTGCGTGACATCGAAAGTCTGAGGACCCTCTACGATGAAATCCGCGCCGGAGTCTGA
- the LOC125942822 gene encoding uncharacterized protein LOC125942822: MVCYSVVGEASMDINFSGDEVKKFLGSGGSWTADLTHVPHVCERVIEAHFGASTSRGLQKGWKFKEEKYIRRLECCISRHTSGCELHILRSICLCSMKHGHYRQVVALREENVTRVVRAYCDCVAGLSQSCQHIAALLFAVRSIQTPSCTGMPCKWMAPTQGHNRQPSLPLSDITFRKLVMNKTVRAKAKRKLPPGFQSKEQSVLKNFRERMAQCAPHLLWNRYSASKPAPVQNTSGIADIVDLHSRECWTLFSNYWAQQVPLTAAERTKICIDTVGQNNNPLWKAERTGRLTASNFHRIMRCIKPDGLVRDILYPRQKENLGPSDPRLYGLRNEAVAVEKYIAIMQLYDKDIEVSETGLHVHEAYPFIAASPDRLVRDGTETGLLEVSILMYD, encoded by the exons ATGGTATGCTATTCGGTCGTAGGTGAAGCAAGCATGGACATCAACTTTTCTGGTGACGAGGTGAAGAAATTTTTAGGCTCAGGCGGCTCGTGGACTGCCGACCTGACCCATGTGCCGCACGTGTGTGAGCGTGTCATTGAAGCCCATTTCGGTGCGTCTACTAGCCGCGGGCTGCAAAAGGGTTGGAAGTTTAAAGAAGAGAAGTATATTCGCCGGTTGGAATGCTGTATCAGTCGCCATACTTCTGGATGTGAGCTTCATATCCTAAGGAGCATTTGCCTCTGCTCAATGAAACATGGGCACTACAGACAAGTCGTTGCCCTCCGCGAGGAAAATGTGACACGTGTTGTTCGAGCTTACTGCGACTGCGTTGCTGG GCTCAGTCAAAGCTGCCAACACATTGCTGCTCTTCTTTTTGCTGTTAGGAGCATTCAGACGCCATCCTGCACCGGCATGCCTTGCAAGTGGATGGCTCCAACACAAG gtcacaACCGCCAGCCATCACTGCCACTTTCGGACATAACATTCCGCAAGCTTGTGATGAACAAGACCGTGCGAGCCAAGGCGAAGCGAAAGCTACCACCTGGATTCCAGTCAAAAGAACAGTCTGTTCTTAAGAACTTCAGAGAAAGAATGGCACAGTGCGCTCCACATTTGTTGTGGAATCGGTACAGTGCTAGCAAACCAGCACCCGTGCAAAACACCAGTGGCATCGCCGACATTGTGGACCTCCACTCAAGGGAATGCTGGACATTGTTTTCAAATTACTGGGCACAGCAGGTGCCACTCACAGCTGCAGAGAGAACCAAAATTTGCATAGACACGGTCGGCCAGAACAACAACCCACTGTGGAAAGCTGAAAGGACTGGCCGCCTGACAGCCTCTAACTTTCACAGAATAATGCGCTGCATAAAGCCTGATGGACTTGTTAGAGACATTTTGTATCCTCGCCAGAAAGAGAACCTTGGACCAAGTGACCCAAGATTGTATGGACTCAGAAATGAAGCGGTCGCTGTGGAGAAATACATTGCAATAATGCAGCTGTATGATAAAGACATTGAGGTCTCTGAAACCGGACTTCATGTTCATGAAGCTTACCCCTTCATAGCGGCATCACCAGACCGTTTGGTCAGAGATGGAACTGAGACGGGGCTCCTTGAG GTGTCGATTTTGATGTACGACTAG